A single window of Hymenobacter sp. APR13 DNA harbors:
- the kbl gene encoding glycine C-acetyltransferase: MYTTLQPDLQQQLQEIKDAGLYKKERVITSPQGAEIETAEAGEVLNFCANNYLGLSSHPEVIKAAKDAIDSHGYGMSSVRFICGTQDIHKQLEAKLAEFLGTEDTILYAAAFDANGGVFEPLFNEQDAIISDALNHASIIDGVRLCKAQRYRYEHNNMQDLEKQLQDAQAKGTRHRIIVTDGSFSMDGTIAQLDKICDLADKYQALVMIDECHSMGFLGKTGRGTHEYRNVLGRVDIITGTLGKALGGAMGGFTSGRKEIIDMLRQRSRPYLFSNTLAPAIVGASLRVLELLTESTQLRDQLEENTTYFREKMTAAGFDIKPGEHPIVPVMLYDAKLSQEFAARMLEKGIYVVGFYFPVVPKGQARIRVQLSAAHTKAHLDKAIAAFIEVGKELGTLKDRSAAQPEGGQVVTNTP; the protein is encoded by the coding sequence ATGTACACCACTCTCCAGCCCGATCTTCAGCAGCAGCTTCAGGAAATCAAAGACGCCGGCCTCTACAAGAAGGAGCGGGTGATTACCTCGCCCCAAGGCGCCGAAATTGAAACCGCCGAGGCGGGCGAGGTGCTGAACTTCTGCGCCAACAACTACCTGGGTTTGTCCTCGCACCCCGAGGTAATCAAGGCCGCCAAAGACGCCATCGACTCGCACGGCTACGGCATGTCGTCGGTGCGCTTCATCTGCGGCACCCAAGATATCCATAAGCAGCTCGAAGCCAAACTGGCCGAGTTTCTGGGCACCGAGGACACCATCCTCTACGCGGCGGCCTTCGATGCCAACGGCGGCGTGTTCGAGCCCCTGTTCAACGAGCAGGATGCCATCATCTCCGACGCCCTCAACCACGCCTCCATCATCGACGGCGTGCGTTTGTGCAAAGCCCAGCGCTACCGCTACGAGCACAACAACATGCAGGACCTGGAAAAGCAGCTCCAGGACGCCCAGGCCAAAGGCACCCGCCACCGCATCATCGTCACGGACGGCTCGTTCTCCATGGACGGCACCATTGCTCAGCTCGACAAGATCTGCGACTTGGCCGACAAGTACCAGGCGCTGGTGATGATTGACGAGTGCCACTCGATGGGCTTCCTAGGCAAAACCGGCCGCGGTACTCACGAGTACCGCAACGTGCTGGGCCGCGTGGATATCATCACCGGCACGCTGGGCAAGGCGCTGGGCGGGGCCATGGGCGGCTTCACGTCGGGCCGCAAGGAAATCATTGACATGCTTCGCCAGCGCAGCCGGCCATACCTGTTCAGCAACACCCTCGCGCCGGCCATTGTGGGCGCCAGCCTGCGGGTGCTGGAGCTGCTCACCGAAAGCACCCAGCTCCGCGACCAGCTCGAAGAAAACACCACCTACTTCCGCGAGAAGATGACCGCCGCCGGCTTCGACATCAAGCCCGGCGAGCACCCCATCGTGCCCGTCATGCTCTACGATGCCAAGCTGAGCCAGGAATTCGCGGCCCGCATGCTGGAAAAGGGCATCTACGTGGTAGGCTTCTACTTCCCCGTAGTGCCCAAAGGCCAGGCCCGCATCCGGGTGCAGCTCTCCGCCGCCCACACCAAAGCGCATCTCGACAAAGCCATTGCGGCCTTTATTGAGGTAGGCAAAGAGCTGGGTACGCTCAAAGACCGCTCGGCCGCACAGCCGGAAGGTGGCCAGGTAGTGACGAACACGCCGTAA
- the cdaA gene encoding diadenylate cyclase CdaA yields MIGSFSIGFLRIGWIDVVDVLLVTVLFYQLYKLLTGSVALKIFLGFMSIYLFYLVVKAAGMELLTSILGQFMSVGVLAGIILFQQEIRRFLLNIGKATAFERMRMFPWRRDTENAERLNVTPFVEAAKSLAGKQTGALIAFSLASDLKPFGDTGDLIDAAVSKRLLLSIFNKTSPLHDGAVIISRGRIKAARCILPVSENPDVPAALGLRHRAAIGLTEVTDAVVLVVSEETGQISLVRGGEVFRNLAPADLRARLNEFLFDAAPRPAAAATGAEVAA; encoded by the coding sequence GTGATTGGCTCGTTCTCCATCGGCTTCCTGCGCATCGGCTGGATAGACGTCGTGGACGTACTGCTGGTCACGGTGCTATTTTATCAGCTGTATAAGCTGCTGACGGGCAGCGTCGCGCTGAAGATTTTCCTGGGCTTCATGTCCATCTACCTGTTTTATCTGGTAGTAAAGGCGGCCGGCATGGAGCTGCTGACCAGCATTCTGGGGCAGTTTATGAGCGTGGGCGTGCTGGCCGGCATCATTTTGTTTCAGCAGGAAATCCGGCGGTTTCTGCTCAACATAGGCAAGGCCACAGCCTTTGAGCGGATGCGCATGTTTCCGTGGCGCCGCGACACCGAGAATGCCGAGCGCCTCAACGTGACGCCTTTCGTGGAGGCTGCCAAGAGCTTGGCCGGCAAGCAGACCGGCGCCCTCATTGCCTTCAGCCTCGCCTCCGACCTCAAGCCCTTCGGCGACACCGGCGACCTGATCGACGCAGCCGTTAGCAAGCGTCTGCTACTGAGCATCTTCAACAAAACCAGTCCTTTGCACGACGGCGCGGTTATCATCAGCCGGGGCCGCATCAAGGCGGCGCGCTGCATCCTGCCCGTGAGTGAAAATCCCGACGTGCCGGCGGCCCTGGGCTTGCGGCACCGCGCCGCCATCGGCCTGACGGAAGTGACAGATGCCGTGGTGCTGGTGGTGAGCGAGGAAACCGGCCAGATTTCGTTGGTGCGCGGCGGCGAGGTCTTCCGCAACCTGGCTCCCGCTGACCTGCGCGCCCGCCTCAACGAGTTCCTGTTCGACGCGGCGCCGCGGCCGGCCGCAGCTGCTACGGGCGCCGAAGTGGCGGCGTAG
- the folP gene encoding dihydropteroate synthase: MLQAPQDTCFPAAQTLRCPGGRLLDLRRPQVMGILNLTPDSFFEGSRIETETDLLRRAETMLLAGAAVLDLGGYSSRPGAEHISEDEEKHRLLPAVEAVHRAFPEALLSVDTFRAGVAAEAVAAGAAILNDISGGTLDADMLPTAGRLGVPYILMHMRGTPQNMTQHTHYEGDLVLELVRYFRDKLAVLRQHGVTDVVLDPGFGFAKTPAQSHELLRRLPELRVLGLPILAGLSRKSMVYKPLGLTPDAALTGTVAVNTLALLNGARLLRVHDVAEAVQTVQLVSNTFPPFPS; encoded by the coding sequence ATGCTCCAGGCCCCGCAAGATACGTGTTTCCCCGCTGCGCAAACCCTGCGCTGCCCCGGTGGGCGCCTGCTCGATCTGCGTCGGCCGCAGGTGATGGGCATCCTCAACCTCACCCCTGATTCGTTCTTCGAAGGCAGCCGCATCGAAACCGAAACCGACCTGCTGCGCCGCGCCGAAACCATGCTGCTGGCCGGGGCCGCCGTGCTCGATCTGGGCGGCTACTCCTCGCGCCCCGGCGCCGAGCACATTTCGGAAGACGAGGAAAAGCACCGCCTGCTGCCCGCCGTGGAAGCCGTGCACCGCGCCTTCCCTGAGGCCCTGTTGTCGGTGGACACGTTCCGGGCCGGCGTGGCGGCCGAGGCCGTAGCGGCCGGCGCCGCCATCCTCAACGACATCAGCGGCGGCACCCTCGATGCCGACATGCTGCCCACCGCTGGCCGGCTGGGCGTGCCCTACATCCTGATGCATATGCGCGGCACGCCCCAAAACATGACCCAGCACACCCATTACGAGGGCGACCTGGTGCTGGAGCTGGTGCGCTACTTCCGCGACAAGCTGGCCGTGCTGCGCCAGCACGGCGTCACGGACGTGGTGCTCGACCCTGGCTTCGGCTTCGCCAAAACTCCGGCCCAAAGCCACGAGCTGCTGCGCCGCCTACCCGAGCTGCGGGTGCTGGGCCTGCCGATTCTGGCGGGCCTCTCCCGCAAAAGCATGGTGTATAAGCCGCTGGGCCTCACCCCCGACGCTGCCCTCACGGGCACGGTGGCCGTGAACACGCTGGCCCTGCTCAACGGGGCCCGTCTGCTGCGCGTACACGACGTGGCCGAGGCCGTACAGACCGTGCAGCTCGTTTCCAATACTTTTCCCCCGTTTCCGTCGTGA
- a CDS encoding DUF1599 domain-containing protein encodes MENQTQHEYDQVIAQCRALFVAKTHDYGTAWRIMRLPSITDQIYIKAQRIRSIQEKGRQLVEDGVDGEFVAIVNYCVMALMQLRLPADAPLELEPEAVATAYDEQTAENRRLLFAKNHDYGEAWRQMRIESITDIILMKLHRTKQIEDLAGATRVSEGVEANYRDMLNYAVFVLIKKGFGVSAA; translated from the coding sequence TTGGAGAATCAAACCCAGCACGAATACGACCAGGTGATTGCGCAGTGCCGCGCCCTGTTTGTGGCCAAAACGCACGACTACGGCACGGCCTGGCGCATCATGCGCCTGCCCAGCATCACCGACCAGATTTACATCAAGGCCCAGCGCATCCGCAGCATTCAGGAGAAAGGCCGCCAACTGGTTGAGGACGGCGTGGACGGGGAGTTCGTGGCCATCGTCAACTACTGCGTGATGGCGCTGATGCAGCTGCGTTTGCCCGCCGACGCTCCGCTGGAGCTGGAGCCCGAAGCCGTGGCCACTGCCTACGACGAGCAGACTGCCGAAAACCGCCGCCTGCTGTTCGCCAAAAACCACGACTACGGCGAAGCCTGGCGCCAGATGCGCATCGAAAGCATCACCGACATCATCCTGATGAAGCTGCACCGCACCAAGCAGATCGAGGACCTGGCCGGCGCCACGCGCGTGTCGGAAGGGGTGGAGGCCAACTACCGCGACATGCTCAACTACGCTGTGTTTGTGCTGATTAAAAAAGGATTCGGCGTTTCGGCGGCGTAG
- a CDS encoding BT_3928 family protein: MKLVTKVCWLLLGALFIFSGLIKLNDPVGTALKLEEYFEVFAEDFGSFFLFFKDYARTISIVLSSLEVVLGVALLLRWMLRKTLWVLLALLVFFGFLTFYSAAFNKVTDCGCFGDFIKLTPWQSFSKDVVLLGLWAVVFFNQRFLRYSFAKGQLGVMYITLASATAIGIGVRALGHLPYFDFLPYKVGNNIGQLMKPQEQARYQYVMERNGETKTFDQYPTDSTWKYKSMEALNPEASKALITDFEVSDVEGNSYTQELLKGNKLVLIVQNTNKTDRERFKVINNLMEAAGKSRRNIKALTITSTSPPKFDSFRHDVNLPGPFYFADATVLKSMIRSNPGLMVLQDGVVKAKYHYHDIPDLYKVEKLF, encoded by the coding sequence ATGAAATTAGTTACCAAAGTCTGCTGGCTGCTGCTGGGGGCGCTGTTCATCTTCTCCGGGCTCATCAAGCTCAACGACCCGGTGGGCACAGCCCTGAAGCTGGAAGAGTACTTCGAGGTGTTTGCCGAGGATTTCGGCAGCTTTTTTCTGTTTTTCAAAGACTACGCCCGCACCATCAGCATCGTGCTCAGCTCGCTGGAAGTAGTGCTGGGTGTGGCACTGCTGCTGCGCTGGATGCTGCGCAAAACGCTGTGGGTGCTGCTGGCGCTGCTGGTGTTCTTCGGCTTCCTCACGTTCTACTCGGCGGCTTTCAACAAGGTCACGGACTGCGGCTGCTTCGGCGACTTCATCAAGCTCACGCCGTGGCAGTCATTCAGCAAGGACGTGGTGCTGCTGGGGCTGTGGGCCGTGGTGTTCTTTAACCAGCGCTTTCTGCGCTACAGCTTCGCCAAGGGCCAACTGGGCGTGATGTACATCACGCTGGCCTCGGCCACGGCCATCGGCATCGGAGTGCGCGCCCTAGGCCACCTGCCGTACTTTGACTTCCTGCCCTACAAGGTTGGCAACAACATCGGGCAGCTGATGAAGCCGCAGGAGCAGGCGCGCTACCAGTACGTGATGGAGCGCAACGGCGAAACCAAAACCTTCGACCAGTACCCCACCGACTCGACGTGGAAGTACAAGAGTATGGAGGCCCTGAACCCGGAGGCTTCCAAGGCCCTGATTACGGATTTTGAGGTGTCGGATGTGGAGGGTAACTCCTACACGCAGGAGCTGCTGAAAGGCAACAAGCTGGTGCTCATCGTGCAGAACACCAATAAGACCGACCGGGAGCGTTTCAAAGTCATCAACAATTTGATGGAAGCCGCCGGCAAGTCGCGCCGCAACATTAAGGCTCTCACCATCACCAGTACCAGCCCGCCCAAGTTCGACTCGTTCCGCCACGACGTGAACCTGCCCGGCCCGTTCTACTTCGCCGACGCCACCGTGCTCAAGTCCATGATCCGCTCCAACCCCGGCCTGATGGTGCTGCAGGATGGCGTGGTGAAAGCCAAATACCACTACCACGACATCCCCGACCTGTACAAGGTCGAGAAGCTGTTTTAA
- a CDS encoding ABC transporter permease encodes MLTFLLRRLGHGLLILAGVALTVFFLFQVLPGDPVALLAGQRSDAATRAAIAADLGLDQPLPAQLLGYLNDVSPVGVHPRDSAGTAKYGGLTLLPLGERAVVLKTPYLRRSFQSNKEVLTILLDHFTGTLWLALAAMLLAAVLGITFGVVAALKPHTWLDRLLITTSVLGISVPSFVAAILIAITFGFYWSRWTGLNLTGQLFETDAFTGRHLVLRNLLLPAFALGIRPLAVITQLTRSSMLDVLGQDYIRTARAKGLSGYRTVVGHALKNALNPVVTAVSGWLASLMAGAFFIEYIFNWKGLGTVTLRAVENLDFPVVMGATIFIAALFVVVNIAVDVLYAVLDPRVKLTS; translated from the coding sequence ATGCTCACCTTCCTTCTGCGCCGGCTGGGGCATGGCCTGCTGATTCTGGCGGGCGTGGCCCTCACGGTGTTCTTCCTGTTTCAGGTGCTGCCCGGCGACCCGGTGGCCCTGCTGGCCGGCCAGCGCTCCGACGCCGCCACCCGCGCCGCCATTGCCGCCGACCTGGGCCTCGACCAGCCGTTGCCCGCGCAGCTGCTCGGCTACCTCAACGATGTGTCGCCGGTGGGCGTGCACCCGCGCGACTCGGCGGGCACGGCCAAGTACGGCGGCCTCACGCTGCTGCCGCTGGGCGAGCGGGCCGTGGTGCTGAAAACGCCGTATCTGCGGCGCTCTTTCCAGAGCAACAAAGAGGTGCTCACCATCCTGCTCGACCACTTCACGGGCACGCTGTGGCTGGCGCTGGCCGCCATGCTGCTGGCAGCAGTGCTGGGCATTACGTTTGGAGTGGTAGCCGCGCTCAAGCCGCACACCTGGCTCGATAGGCTGCTGATTACCACGTCGGTGCTCGGTATTTCGGTGCCTTCCTTTGTGGCCGCCATCCTGATTGCCATTACGTTCGGTTTCTACTGGAGCCGCTGGACCGGCCTCAACCTCACGGGCCAGCTCTTCGAAACCGACGCCTTCACGGGCCGCCACTTGGTGCTGCGCAACCTGCTGCTGCCGGCCTTTGCGCTGGGCATCCGGCCGCTGGCCGTCATCACGCAGCTCACCCGCTCCAGCATGCTCGACGTGCTGGGGCAGGACTACATCCGCACGGCGCGGGCCAAGGGCCTTTCGGGCTACCGCACGGTGGTGGGCCACGCCCTCAAAAACGCCCTGAATCCGGTGGTGACGGCTGTGTCGGGCTGGCTGGCTTCATTGATGGCGGGCGCCTTCTTCATCGAGTACATTTTCAACTGGAAGGGCCTGGGCACCGTTACGCTGCGGGCCGTGGAGAACCTGGATTTTCCGGTGGTGATGGGCGCTACCATCTTCATTGCGGCCCTGTTTGTGGTCGTGAACATTGCCGTGGACGTGCTCTACGCCGTCCTCGACCCACGCGTCAAGCTGACTTCCTAA
- a CDS encoding shikimate kinase — protein sequence MASEPELQRLYLIGMPGAGKTTLGRGLAVAYELPFLDLDEEIVRREGRSVADIFAAEGEDYFRAREAATLREVQQQPGRFVLATGGGTPCFHHNLEALLADGPVLYLEVPVVKLAARILAAAAQRPLLAGLPDRAALISRLDETLRHRTRFYDRAPLRCTADACSVENVRRLLAQYLSLA from the coding sequence ATGGCCTCCGAACCTGAGCTGCAGCGCCTTTACCTGATTGGCATGCCCGGTGCCGGCAAAACCACGCTGGGCCGCGGCCTGGCGGTGGCCTACGAACTGCCGTTCCTGGACCTCGACGAGGAAATAGTTCGCCGGGAAGGCCGCAGCGTGGCCGATATTTTCGCGGCCGAGGGCGAAGACTATTTCCGGGCGCGGGAAGCCGCCACGCTGCGCGAGGTGCAGCAACAGCCCGGCCGCTTCGTGCTGGCCACCGGCGGCGGCACGCCCTGTTTCCACCACAACCTGGAGGCCCTGCTCGCCGATGGCCCGGTGCTGTACCTGGAGGTGCCCGTAGTAAAGCTGGCGGCGCGCATTCTGGCGGCGGCGGCACAGCGCCCCCTGCTGGCCGGCCTGCCCGACCGCGCCGCCCTGATTAGCCGCCTAGATGAAACCTTGCGCCACCGAACGAGGTTTTACGACCGCGCACCGTTACGCTGCACCGCTGACGCCTGCTCCGTGGAGAACGTCCGGCGGCTGCTGGCTCAGTACCTGTCTCTGGCCTAG
- a CDS encoding sterol desaturase family protein, whose product MNQTAPAAPTPDVKSSPAAAAQAVKPKHKGSAQLFENPVLERLTHTHIAGPLSIFFGVAGVSLYYSLSRGLLSGLSAFGLFLGGWFLFTLAEYLMHRYVYHLKANTPRKAKFQYTMHGVHHEYPKDKTRLAMPPILTVFVASLLFFIFRFTFGNAGFGILAGFVFGYALYLFVHYAIHVYSPPKNFLKVWWHHHAQHHYRQDEIAFGVSTTLWDHIIGTMPPEKKAG is encoded by the coding sequence ATGAATCAGACTGCGCCTGCTGCTCCGACTCCTGATGTTAAATCCAGCCCAGCTGCTGCGGCGCAAGCCGTGAAACCCAAGCACAAAGGCTCGGCACAGCTGTTCGAAAATCCGGTGCTGGAACGCCTCACGCACACCCACATTGCCGGGCCGCTCAGCATTTTCTTTGGCGTGGCGGGCGTGAGCCTTTACTATAGTCTGAGCCGAGGCCTGCTGTCGGGCTTGTCAGCATTCGGGCTGTTTTTGGGCGGGTGGTTCCTGTTCACGTTGGCCGAATACCTGATGCACCGCTATGTGTACCACCTCAAGGCCAACACGCCTCGCAAGGCCAAGTTTCAGTATACCATGCACGGCGTGCACCACGAGTACCCTAAGGATAAGACGCGCCTGGCCATGCCACCCATCCTGACGGTGTTTGTGGCGTCGCTGCTGTTCTTCATCTTCCGCTTCACGTTCGGCAATGCCGGTTTCGGCATCCTGGCGGGTTTCGTGTTCGGCTACGCGCTGTACCTGTTCGTGCACTACGCCATCCACGTGTACTCGCCCCCAAAGAACTTCCTGAAAGTATGGTGGCATCACCACGCCCAGCACCACTACCGGCAAGACGAAATTGCTTTTGGTGTAAGCACCACGCTCTGGGACCATATCATCGGCACTATGCCGCCGGAGAAGAAAGCCGGTTAA
- a CDS encoding T9SS type A sorting domain-containing protein: MKKSYLILMFMLLGSATQALAQYEFKDNVGANTNGLGPYSQNFDGLAGTNATFTSNTTIKGVYTRYTLDGVGAEFESKERPLFTNNQFTGISSTSTIPSDDGAKGAEVNPQGQPTGAGWYHFGTSGSSDRALGGIAATNTSSGKGYIGIRLKNTSTKVIKKLEVEYAMEQWYNSSNTQAAFVEVAWKKNLGDIPAASPNALYLSTTTGWTTEAALRVDAPSTSTAIAPRNGNAPTNRRVLRTTLTNLELGIGEEIMIRWGYVFNTSTNGNGLSIDDVVITPQTNIFYSADADNKNLDNKNSWGVNADGTGTAPTDFNQPNCTYYVRGTSATADRIANNWTVGGLNSKIIVGGDAGTAATFRVAANDALAATVDVGPGSTLILESTSNPTLVLGALNKSSTVVYSNDGTTEQTVKGGVYGNVQLKGVGPKALAGNMLVSTGFAFAATGTTTLTLNAYDVTLQKGAAITGTAGVFVTNNTGSLKQTVTNTGVGVLFPVGTSATAYNPVTLSQTATQSEDTYSVRVGNGVFAQYSDAGVGSSPVLLKTVQKTWFVAEEVLGNSNITMKLQWNNVTDVTSDFVAAAAHINHYLNGGWDQSYAEQAPALVSANVYAQSRTGITSFSPFGVSSRPGGVLPVTLTAFAATRTPKAVRCDWKTASELNNDYFVVERSANGREFEGIGTVAGRGTTSQASSYSYLDQQPLDGLAYYRLRQTDLDGTYHYSPIVAVTGCTTCADVLQTLALAPNPSTGIFRVLDAGGQPVAVTGTVHNTLGKVMQQLNGHSTVDLQAQPAGIYLLKLDAAHGAKVLRVVKE; encoded by the coding sequence ATGAAAAAAAGCTACTTAATCTTAATGTTTATGTTGCTGGGCAGCGCAACCCAGGCACTAGCCCAGTATGAATTCAAGGACAATGTAGGTGCCAATACCAACGGACTGGGGCCTTATAGCCAGAACTTTGATGGGCTGGCAGGCACCAATGCCACATTCACCAGCAACACTACCATCAAAGGGGTATACACCCGCTACACATTGGATGGGGTAGGAGCGGAGTTCGAGTCGAAGGAACGGCCGTTGTTTACCAACAACCAGTTCACGGGCATTTCTAGTACCTCTACTATACCCAGTGATGATGGGGCGAAAGGGGCAGAAGTAAATCCACAGGGGCAGCCGACGGGTGCCGGCTGGTACCACTTCGGTACCTCTGGCAGCTCCGACCGGGCCTTGGGAGGCATTGCCGCTACTAATACCAGTTCTGGCAAAGGCTACATTGGTATCCGTCTGAAGAATACTTCTACCAAAGTCATCAAGAAACTGGAGGTAGAGTATGCCATGGAGCAATGGTATAACTCCAGCAACACACAGGCTGCCTTTGTGGAGGTGGCATGGAAGAAGAACCTGGGTGATATTCCTGCCGCATCCCCTAACGCGCTCTATCTCTCCACCACCACCGGCTGGACTACAGAAGCGGCGTTGCGGGTAGATGCCCCATCTACCTCCACGGCCATTGCGCCTCGCAATGGTAACGCCCCTACCAATCGGCGGGTACTACGCACAACGCTGACCAATCTTGAGCTGGGCATTGGTGAGGAAATAATGATACGCTGGGGCTACGTGTTCAACACGTCAACTAATGGTAACGGCTTAAGTATCGACGATGTAGTGATTACGCCGCAAACCAATATCTTCTACTCTGCTGACGCCGACAATAAAAACCTCGACAACAAGAATTCGTGGGGGGTAAACGCGGATGGTACCGGGACAGCACCCACCGACTTCAACCAGCCTAACTGCACCTACTACGTACGGGGCACGTCTGCCACGGCCGACAGAATTGCAAATAACTGGACTGTCGGCGGGCTGAACTCGAAGATTATTGTAGGTGGCGATGCTGGCACTGCCGCCACGTTCCGGGTGGCGGCCAATGATGCCCTGGCAGCTACCGTGGATGTCGGCCCTGGCTCTACGCTCATCCTGGAAAGCACTTCCAATCCTACACTTGTACTTGGGGCGCTGAATAAAAGCAGCACAGTGGTGTATAGTAACGATGGCACCACCGAACAGACTGTGAAGGGTGGAGTGTATGGCAATGTGCAGTTAAAGGGTGTGGGACCGAAAGCGTTGGCGGGAAATATGCTGGTTAGCACCGGATTTGCTTTTGCGGCAACGGGTACCACTACTCTTACGCTCAATGCTTATGATGTGACCCTACAGAAAGGCGCAGCCATCACCGGAACCGCTGGCGTATTTGTGACCAACAACACGGGGAGCCTGAAACAGACTGTGACCAACACAGGTGTTGGCGTGCTATTCCCGGTAGGTACCTCCGCCACTGCCTACAATCCTGTGACGCTCAGCCAGACAGCAACTCAGTCAGAGGATACTTACAGCGTGCGAGTAGGAAATGGCGTATTCGCGCAATACTCCGATGCGGGAGTCGGCTCATCACCCGTACTACTCAAAACGGTGCAGAAGACGTGGTTTGTTGCGGAAGAAGTGCTTGGCAACTCCAACATCACGATGAAGTTGCAGTGGAACAACGTTACCGATGTCACGTCAGATTTTGTGGCGGCTGCCGCTCATATAAACCATTATCTAAATGGTGGCTGGGACCAGTCATATGCTGAGCAGGCACCTGCCTTGGTTTCGGCGAATGTGTATGCGCAATCACGCACCGGCATTACCAGCTTTTCGCCGTTCGGGGTGTCGTCTCGGCCGGGTGGGGTGCTGCCCGTAACGCTTACGGCCTTCGCTGCTACCCGCACGCCAAAAGCCGTGCGGTGCGATTGGAAAACTGCTTCGGAGCTCAACAACGACTATTTTGTAGTTGAGCGTAGTGCCAATGGACGCGAATTTGAAGGTATTGGCACCGTAGCCGGCCGTGGCACCACTTCGCAGGCCTCTAGCTATTCCTACCTGGATCAGCAGCCGCTGGATGGCCTTGCCTACTACCGCTTGCGCCAGACCGATCTGGATGGAACCTACCACTACTCGCCAATTGTAGCTGTGACGGGCTGCACCACTTGTGCCGATGTACTACAGACGCTGGCTTTGGCACCCAACCCGAGTACTGGCATATTCCGGGTGCTGGACGCGGGCGGGCAGCCAGTGGCCGTGACGGGTACGGTGCACAACACGCTGGGCAAAGTCATGCAGCAACTCAACGGCCATAGCACCGTGGATCTGCAGGCCCAGCCGGCTGGTATCTACCTGCTGAAGCTTGATGCAGCGCATGGCGCCAAGGTGCTGCGCGTGGTGAAAGAATAG
- the pheS gene encoding phenylalanine--tRNA ligase subunit alpha, with protein sequence MQENITRLRAEIDAYDLSTPEQLDQFRIAYTGRKGQLADLFDQLKTVPQEQRRAVGQELNQLKQLALARFEGRQQELEAATATAPADPTFDYTLPAVPQALGTRHPLSVVREEIVQILARIGFNVAEGPEIEDDWHNFTALNFPENHPARDMQDTFFVRRTPGEQEWVLRTHTSPVQVRVMQAQKPPIRSIMPGRVYRNEAISARAHMMFHQVEALFVDENVSFADLKQTVYHFVQELFGNDVQVRFRPSFFPFTEPSAEIDITCLICKGKGCNICKGTGWVEIGGCGMVDPAVLEQSGIDPERYSGYAWGMGIERITMLKYQIKDLRLFTENDMRFLRQFESVQ encoded by the coding sequence ATGCAGGAGAACATCACCCGGCTGCGCGCCGAAATAGACGCGTACGACCTTAGCACCCCCGAGCAGCTCGACCAGTTCCGCATCGCCTACACGGGCCGCAAAGGCCAGCTGGCCGACCTGTTTGATCAGCTGAAAACCGTACCGCAGGAGCAGCGCCGGGCCGTCGGGCAGGAGCTCAACCAGCTCAAGCAGCTGGCCCTTGCCCGCTTCGAAGGCCGCCAGCAGGAGCTGGAAGCCGCCACGGCCACCGCCCCCGCCGACCCCACCTTCGACTACACGCTGCCCGCCGTGCCGCAGGCGCTGGGCACGCGCCACCCCTTGAGCGTGGTGCGCGAGGAAATTGTGCAGATTCTGGCCCGTATCGGCTTCAACGTGGCCGAAGGACCCGAAATTGAGGACGACTGGCACAACTTCACGGCCCTCAACTTCCCCGAAAACCACCCCGCCCGCGACATGCAGGACACCTTCTTCGTGCGCCGCACGCCCGGCGAGCAGGAGTGGGTGCTGCGCACGCACACCAGCCCCGTGCAGGTACGCGTGATGCAGGCGCAGAAGCCCCCGATCCGGAGCATCATGCCCGGCCGCGTGTACCGCAACGAAGCCATTTCGGCCCGCGCCCACATGATGTTTCATCAGGTGGAGGCACTGTTCGTGGATGAAAACGTGAGCTTCGCCGACCTCAAACAGACCGTGTACCACTTCGTGCAGGAGCTGTTCGGCAACGATGTGCAGGTGCGCTTCCGCCCCTCCTTCTTCCCCTTCACCGAGCCCAGCGCCGAAATCGACATCACCTGCCTGATTTGCAAAGGCAAGGGCTGCAACATCTGCAAAGGCACCGGCTGGGTGGAAATCGGGGGCTGCGGCATGGTCGATCCGGCCGTGCTGGAGCAGTCCGGCATCGACCCGGAGCGCTACTCCGGCTACGCCTGGGGCATGGGCATCGAGCGGATTACGATGCTCAAATACCAGATCAAGGATCTGCGCCTGTTCACGGAAAACGATATGCGTTTCCTGCGGCAGTTCGAAAGCGTGCAATAA